The genomic stretch AAGAATCGCTGTATATGATAAACTCTCCGTCAGAATATGCTATAATATCTTTATTATAAATATCTATAATTTCATCTAAATAATTTATTGCTTTGTTATAGTCGTTATTACTAAATGCTTCATGTCCTAAATTGAATAATCGCTCTATATTTGATTTATCATCATTATTCATTATAATAAACTCACATTTTTTTAATATTATTGTTTTTTTACTATTATATATAAAAATAATAATAATTACTATATATAATATAAAAAATCTCATAAAAATACTTTAGATAGTTATAACTATAATAAAAAATAGTTAGTATTATTCATTGACGTTTTTTCATTTTCACTTTATATATTGTACCATGGATTTTAATAGTATAAATTTTTGACAAAGTTTTTTTTAAATATAATATATTATATATAATATTTTTAAGAAAACTAATAAAAAATGGAGGTAATAATATAATGGCCAAAGGTAGAGTGAGCATTGATAGAGAGCAATGCAAGGGCTGTTCTAATTGTATATCAGTTTGTCCAACTAAGATATTATATTTAGATAAAGAAAATATGAATTCTTGGGGGTATTATCCTGCAGCAGTTACAGATATGGAAAAATGTATAGGCTGTGCTAATTGTGCTATGATGTGTCCTGATATATGTATAGAAGTTGAGAGACTGGATAGAGAGGGGGATAAATAAATGGCTAGAAAATTAATGAAAGGAAATGAGGCTATGGCAACAGCAGCTATTACAGCAGGCTGCAAATGTTTTTTTGGTTATCCTATTACACCGCAGAACGAAATACCAGAGTTTATGTCTAAGGCTATGTATGAATCAGGCGGAGCTTTTGTACAGGCAGAAAGTGAGGT from Brachyspira murdochii DSM 12563 encodes the following:
- a CDS encoding 4Fe-4S dicluster domain-containing protein; translation: MAKGRVSIDREQCKGCSNCISVCPTKILYLDKENMNSWGYYPAAVTDMEKCIGCANCAMMCPDICIEVERLDREGDK